One part of the Eleginops maclovinus isolate JMC-PN-2008 ecotype Puerto Natales chromosome 14, JC_Emac_rtc_rv5, whole genome shotgun sequence genome encodes these proteins:
- the LOC134875641 gene encoding phospholipid scramblase 1-like isoform X1, whose protein sequence is MSAPGYPGPYNNAPYPMAQHGGQSVAPYPTPQGGYGDPNNAPPPGFNPGYNQGPSPVVYQPGPVHEYGAPPGAIAPAMSPAAPIGVPPGLEYLTQIDQILIHQKVELLEAFIGFETNNQYEIKNSLGQKIYNAKEKNDCCTRNCCGSLRSFDMKIKDTMDREVIRLIRPYRCVSCWFPCCLQEMEVQAPPGTTIGYVKQDWHPCLPKFSIQGPNKETLLRLDGPCFACNCCGDVNFELKGKDNDQPIGRISKQWSGLLKEVFTDTDNFGIQFPLDMDVKVKAVLMGACFLIDFMFFEKVGEANQRSSVFS, encoded by the exons ATGTCTGCTCCTG GTTACCCGGGCCCTTACAACAACGCACCCTACCCCATGGCTCAGCACGGCGGCCAATCCGTAGCCCCTTATCCCACTCCACAAGGGGGGTACGGAGACCCCAATAACGCCCCTCCACCAGGCTTCAACCCGGGCTACAACCAAGGCCCGTCTCCTGTCGTGTATCAGCCAGGCCCTGTTCATGAGTACGGTGCCCCCCCGGGAGCCATAGCCCCCGCTATGTCACCTGCTGCCCCTATCGGTGTCCCCCCGGGGCTCGAATACCTCACACAG aTTGACCAGATCCTGATCCATCAAAAAGTGGAACTCCTAGAAG CATTCATTGGGTTTGAGACCAACAACCAGTACGAGATAAAGAACAGTTTGGGCCAGAAGATCTACAACGCCAAAGAGAAGAACGACTGCTGCACCAGGAACTGCTGCGGCTCGCTGCGCAGCTTCGACATGAAGATAAAGGACACCATGGACAGGGAGGTGATCCGCCTCATACGGCCTTACCGCTGCGTGTCCTGCTGGTTTCCCTGCTGCCTGCAAGAG ATGGAGGTCCAGGCACCGCCGGGCACCACAATAGGCTACGTCAAACAGGACTGGCACCCCTGCCTGCCCAAGTTTTCCATCCAAGGGCCTAACAAGGAGACTTTGCTGAGGCTGGACGGGCCCTGTTTCGCCTGCAACTGCTGTGGGGACGTCAACTTCGAG CTGAAGGGTAAAGATAATGACCAGCCGATTGGTCGCATCAGTAAGCAGTGGAGCGGCCTTCTGAAGGAAGTcttcacagacacagacaacTTTGGCATCCAGTTCCCGCTGGACATGGACGTGAAGGTGAAAGCTGTCCTCATGGGCGCCTGCTTCCTCATT GATTTCATGTTCTTCGAGAAGGTCGGGGAGGCCAACCAGCGCAGCTCCGTGTTTTCataa
- the LOC134875641 gene encoding phospholipid scramblase 1-like isoform X2 — MAQHGGQSVAPYPTPQGGYGDPNNAPPPGFNPGYNQGPSPVVYQPGPVHEYGAPPGAIAPAMSPAAPIGVPPGLEYLTQIDQILIHQKVELLEAFIGFETNNQYEIKNSLGQKIYNAKEKNDCCTRNCCGSLRSFDMKIKDTMDREVIRLIRPYRCVSCWFPCCLQEMEVQAPPGTTIGYVKQDWHPCLPKFSIQGPNKETLLRLDGPCFACNCCGDVNFELKGKDNDQPIGRISKQWSGLLKEVFTDTDNFGIQFPLDMDVKVKAVLMGACFLIDFMFFEKVGEANQRSSVFS; from the exons ATGGCTCAGCACGGCGGCCAATCCGTAGCCCCTTATCCCACTCCACAAGGGGGGTACGGAGACCCCAATAACGCCCCTCCACCAGGCTTCAACCCGGGCTACAACCAAGGCCCGTCTCCTGTCGTGTATCAGCCAGGCCCTGTTCATGAGTACGGTGCCCCCCCGGGAGCCATAGCCCCCGCTATGTCACCTGCTGCCCCTATCGGTGTCCCCCCGGGGCTCGAATACCTCACACAG aTTGACCAGATCCTGATCCATCAAAAAGTGGAACTCCTAGAAG CATTCATTGGGTTTGAGACCAACAACCAGTACGAGATAAAGAACAGTTTGGGCCAGAAGATCTACAACGCCAAAGAGAAGAACGACTGCTGCACCAGGAACTGCTGCGGCTCGCTGCGCAGCTTCGACATGAAGATAAAGGACACCATGGACAGGGAGGTGATCCGCCTCATACGGCCTTACCGCTGCGTGTCCTGCTGGTTTCCCTGCTGCCTGCAAGAG ATGGAGGTCCAGGCACCGCCGGGCACCACAATAGGCTACGTCAAACAGGACTGGCACCCCTGCCTGCCCAAGTTTTCCATCCAAGGGCCTAACAAGGAGACTTTGCTGAGGCTGGACGGGCCCTGTTTCGCCTGCAACTGCTGTGGGGACGTCAACTTCGAG CTGAAGGGTAAAGATAATGACCAGCCGATTGGTCGCATCAGTAAGCAGTGGAGCGGCCTTCTGAAGGAAGTcttcacagacacagacaacTTTGGCATCCAGTTCCCGCTGGACATGGACGTGAAGGTGAAAGCTGTCCTCATGGGCGCCTGCTTCCTCATT GATTTCATGTTCTTCGAGAAGGTCGGGGAGGCCAACCAGCGCAGCTCCGTGTTTTCataa